AAGCTGCTGGCTCCACCTAACTACCACAAATACAGGGCGATAGTCAAAGAACACTATGAGTCCGAGATAAAATTCATGTCTTTTGGTAAATTTATGTCAAAAATAGAGATCGTCCATGACGAAGCGGAGATCCAGAAATGGCTTGAGCAAATGTCTAGGCGCCTAATATACAAGCCCAAAATGCCAGAAAATACCGACGATTTGCCAAAAATTGAATCGATATCCGAGGCTAAGCAGTATCTTTTGGAGAATTTTAAAGACAAAGCGATAAAGGAATCGATAATGCTAAGGATACCAGGAACGGTACTAGTGACCATGCAGCGCTGCCTGCTCAAAAAATCGATAGACTATGCCTGGCTATGGCAAAAAAGGATCCCGCTCGATACCGCTAACCGGCTCCGTGGCAAATTCAGAAGCTTTCATTTTTCCGTATATAAAAATGGGAAAAGTGGCATATCCTACGTCTGCGCCGCTCGTAGAAAATTTGTGCCAAGCAACTCCGTTTTTACCAATGAAATCCGCCAACTGATAGAATTTTTAGAAAAAAATAATGGTATAAAAATATCCGAACTGGAACAGAAGATTCGCAACCCGACCAGCGGGATTAGTGCCCCCATCGAAGAAATTGCAAAAAATCTAAATTGGTTGATCCATGAAGGCTATGTAATTGAATATGAAGATGGTAAGCTGGAAACTTTGCCAAAGATGGAAGAGCCAAGAGAAAAATCGGAAAAGTCGGAAAAACCGGAAAAGTCAGAAAAGTCTGTTCAGAATAGCAATCAATTGGCTCTAATTAACCCATCGGACACCACAACTTTATCATTACGCGTTGATGAAGAAATAGTTATAGAACCATACAACAGAGAAACTGCAATTGTCGTGGACAAGGAAACCACCATGGTCGCAACCGGCAGTAGTCCATCCATGGATGGCAACAACCTCCAGGAACAAGCCAATCATAATAGAAATGTATTTAGGGCAAAACTCATTGAGCGCAAAAGACTTAGCGGACCAAACACAGAAAAAGTTGGCTATCACCTGGTATTCGAAAATTCCGGCGGCCACAGTTATAAAAGCGGCGATGCCCTGGCTGTGATGCCAAAAAATCCAGAAAAAGATGTGGTGAGTATATTAAACAGGCTTGGATTAAATTACGATGAAATTGTAAAAATTGGAGAATCCGGACTAACTATCGGTAAAGCACTTACAGAAAAATTATGTCTGACACATCTGCCAAAACGCTTCTGGGAAAGCCTTGCAAAAAAAATCAAAGATGAAAAAGAATTGGAAGAATATTTCGATATAACCAGCGGTGATGGCCAAAAATTTGAGACTTTCTTGAAGACCAATGGCCTGGCCGATATACTACAAAAATTCGAAAGTATCACATTGTCAGCCAAGGACTTAGCCGATACATTAGGAAGGATGCCGCCCAGACTGTACTCCATATCGTCTGCCTATAGCGCCACACCGGACAAAATCCACCTACTGGTCGCGGCTGTTAAGTATGTGGTAGAGAACAACAAAGAGCGCCGTGGTGTGGCTTCAACCTATCTGTGCAATGAGCTACAGGTTGGAGAACAGGCCGAGGTGTTTATAGTGAATTCAAAATTTTCCCTACCGGAAAACTCCGCTGACATTATCATGGTAGGACCCGGCACCGGCCTCGCACCTTTCATGTCATTTCTTCTGGAAAGGGCTACCCGCCGGGCCAAAGGTAACGCCATCGGGCGCAATTGGTTGTTTTTCGGAGAACAACATCGAACGGAAAATTTTTATTACAAAGATGAACTGCTTTCTCTGGTCGATCAGGGAGACCTGTGGCGTCTTGATTTGGCATTCTCCAGAGACCAAGAGCATAAGATCTATGTCCAAGATAAGATGTTAGAAAACGCTAACCTGATACTCGACTGGATCACCAACGGTGCCTATTTTTACCTATGCGGAGACGCTTCGAAGATGGCAAAAGATGTTGAGGCCACTCTAAAAACAATACTTAGCAAACATACCAACGATCCTGATGGATTCGTCAAACAGATGTACAAAGATAAACGCTATCAACGTGATGTCTACTGACCTAGGCTGAAAATTTTTTAGCTATAACAACGGAATTTACACCCATCATTCCAAAGGAATTGTTCAAAATCACATCCGGGTTATCTAGCTTTATTGCCTTGTTGCACACCAGATTATCGATTCGACAGCTGGGATCTATGTCATCGATATTGATCGTCGCATGGACATAATGATCATCAAAAGATGGCAAATTCCCAGCCAGCTCCAAGGCTCCAGCAGCTCCCATGGCATGACCTATAAGACTTTTAGTATTATTGAAATACGTATTGCCAACGGTAAACACCTCCCGTAGCGCAACGCACTCAGATATATCTCCCTGGGCTGTCGACGTGGCATGGGTGCTAACTATACTCACGTCACCGGGCTGCATATTGGCCATTTTTAAAGCAAGACGAATGCATTCCGCCTGCCTGGTCGAATTCGGCTTGACAGCATCCGTGGCATCGGAGTTTATCGCATAGCCAACTATCTCGGCATAGATCTTCGCGCCACGTGACAGAGCATCCCTCAGCCGTTCAACAACATATAGGCATCCACCTTCGCTCACCACAATCCCGTTTCTTGCCTTGTCAAACGGTCGGCTAACCCGGTTCGGATCCTGGTTATAACCCAGCGCACCTTGACTCTTAAATCCAGCAAATATGCCAAAAGACCTTATGCTTTCGCTGACACCACCGGCGATGGCAATGTCAACTTCGCCAAGCCGTAACATTTGAAGTGCCTGGATTAACCCTGCATTACCAGCCGCACAGGCAGCGCCGATGGTATAATGAGGCCCGGTTATCCCCAGATTTATGGTAATCTCACCGGCCGGATTGTTGGCTATGGTCCGTGGGTTATGATAGTGTCCCCAGTATTTTACATCATAGTTAAACCGGGACAAATTATATATCTCGTTCTCTGTCTCAACGTTACCGTGCTCTGTTATGCCCACGTAGACGCCAATTCGTGCTCTGTCCATCGTCGCAAAATCAATACCGCTGTCGCTAATCGCCTCGTTGGCACAATAAACGCCAATGCTGCCGGCGCGGGTACCATTCCTAATGTCCTTCTTGCTTTGATAGCGAGTGGCTTCAAAATCACATACACCGGCCGGAACAACCCCAATATACCGAATATCGAGCATTTCGATATTTGACTTTCCGGCTAGCAAGTTACTCCTGAACTCCTTCAGAGAGTTGCCGTTAGGTGCAGTCAATCCCACACCGGTTATGACTATTCTTTCATCAGCTGTGTACATCCTCGATCACCTTAGATAAAATTAAATTCCAGGAAAGTAAAAAATAACCCAAGTTATATCAATTAATTATCCGAAGCACCCAATTAATTAAATACTTTGCACTGTTACAAATTAATGTAGAATAACAACCTAGGATATTGTGGATGAAGCGGCTAAATAAAGTTATACTCCATTACAGCAATGACATGGTAACGATTTGCGATGTCTCCTTTAAAGAAGAAAATTACCTTATAAATGTGCTAGGAACAATGGAATTAACCAGAGACAAAACCATTGATACCATCCTAGAGTCCCTACCGCAGAAAATAAGAAAAAGCGTCGGCCAGATCATACTG
The nucleotide sequence above comes from Puniceicoccales bacterium. Encoded proteins:
- a CDS encoding beta-ketoacyl-[acyl-carrier-protein] synthase family protein, yielding MYTADERIVITGVGLTAPNGNSLKEFRSNLLAGKSNIEMLDIRYIGVVPAGVCDFEATRYQSKKDIRNGTRAGSIGVYCANEAISDSGIDFATMDRARIGVYVGITEHGNVETENEIYNLSRFNYDVKYWGHYHNPRTIANNPAGEITINLGITGPHYTIGAACAAGNAGLIQALQMLRLGEVDIAIAGGVSESIRSFGIFAGFKSQGALGYNQDPNRVSRPFDKARNGIVVSEGGCLYVVERLRDALSRGAKIYAEIVGYAINSDATDAVKPNSTRQAECIRLALKMANMQPGDVSIVSTHATSTAQGDISECVALREVFTVGNTYFNNTKSLIGHAMGAAGALELAGNLPSFDDHYVHATINIDDIDPSCRIDNLVCNKAIKLDNPDVILNNSFGMMGVNSVVIAKKFSA